From Erwinia pyri, a single genomic window includes:
- a CDS encoding DUF1471 domain-containing protein: MKIFKTVAISLLVGSVSFAAVAAKEVTKEEVKTMNLEKIGTVNTTAETTSPMDAKAALSKLADEKGGKYFLVIAGREHGKFSAVADVYK; encoded by the coding sequence ATGAAAATTTTTAAAACTGTTGCGATTAGCCTGCTGGTAGGCTCTGTCTCTTTTGCGGCCGTGGCGGCTAAAGAAGTGACCAAAGAAGAAGTGAAAACGATGAATCTGGAAAAAATTGGCACGGTAAACACCACGGCCGAGACGACTTCACCAATGGATGCGAAAGCGGCGTTGTCGAAACTGGCGGATGAAAAGGGCGGGAAATACTTCCTGGTCATTGCCGGTCGCGAGCATGGTAAATTTAGCGCAGTAGCAGACGTGTACAAGTAA
- a CDS encoding alpha-amylase family glycosyl hydrolase, which yields MDIITPLLDKIYDGTFPRHCREKLEEAIRHTRTTLDHQRKAHWDEKDVVLITYADQFRESEAPTLRTLSRFYQQHLQSSFNLVHLLPFFPYSSDDGFSVIDYHRVNGICGEWSDVAELHQQTRLMFDFVCNHMSAHSAWFKHFLAGDPGWDDFFISMPPATDLSAVTRPRTSPLLTPFKMANGDTRFIWTTFSADQIDLNFANPNVLLSMVNVLLDYLAKGADYVRLDAVGYMWKTPGTSCIHLEKTHLLVKLFRAIANEVAPGTVIITETNVPHKDNISYLGNGQDEAQMVYQFSLPPLVLHAIHYGSARALKQWASTLDTSDGTTTWFNFLASHDGIGLNPLRGILPETEIVSLVRDLALEGALISYKNNPDGTTSPYEINVTYMDALNKQEDDDTTRLQRFMLAHALLLAFPGVPAIYIQSILGSRNDMEGVKSAGYNRAINREKYAISEIEAALSDSHSLRHQVYHSLSRLIQLRTRQPAFHPDNPMQVLESDNAIFAFYRWSEKGHQTLLCVYNLSSREISWTLPDARRYRDIASEMNFDGETPLKLAPWSFRWLKS from the coding sequence ATGGATATTATCACTCCCCTTCTCGACAAAATTTATGACGGGACTTTTCCTCGCCACTGCAGGGAAAAGCTGGAAGAAGCTATTCGTCACACGCGTACCACGCTGGATCATCAGCGGAAAGCGCACTGGGACGAAAAGGATGTGGTGCTGATCACCTATGCCGATCAGTTCCGCGAAAGCGAGGCGCCCACGCTTCGCACCCTTTCACGCTTCTACCAGCAGCACCTGCAATCCAGCTTCAATCTTGTCCATTTACTGCCTTTTTTCCCCTACTCCTCTGACGATGGCTTTTCGGTGATTGATTATCACCGGGTCAACGGAATTTGCGGTGAATGGTCAGATGTGGCGGAGCTGCACCAGCAAACCAGGCTGATGTTTGATTTTGTCTGCAATCATATGTCAGCCCACAGCGCCTGGTTTAAGCACTTCCTGGCGGGCGATCCCGGCTGGGATGATTTCTTTATCAGCATGCCGCCCGCGACCGATCTCAGCGCGGTGACGCGCCCGCGCACCTCGCCTCTGCTTACGCCGTTTAAGATGGCAAACGGCGATACCCGTTTTATCTGGACAACGTTCAGCGCCGATCAGATTGACCTTAACTTTGCCAATCCCAACGTCCTGTTAAGCATGGTGAATGTGCTGCTGGATTATCTGGCGAAGGGCGCGGATTATGTCCGGCTGGATGCCGTAGGCTATATGTGGAAAACGCCGGGCACCTCATGCATCCACCTCGAAAAAACGCATCTGCTGGTGAAATTGTTTCGTGCCATCGCCAACGAGGTGGCGCCCGGCACGGTGATCATCACCGAAACCAACGTGCCGCATAAAGATAACATCAGCTATCTGGGCAACGGTCAGGATGAAGCGCAGATGGTCTATCAGTTCTCTCTGCCGCCGCTGGTGCTGCACGCTATTCACTACGGCTCCGCACGTGCGCTGAAACAGTGGGCTTCCACGCTGGATACTTCAGACGGAACCACCACCTGGTTTAATTTTCTGGCTTCCCATGACGGCATTGGACTCAATCCGCTGCGCGGCATTCTGCCGGAAACGGAAATCGTTTCTCTGGTCAGGGATTTGGCGTTAGAGGGGGCGCTGATCTCCTATAAAAATAACCCGGACGGCACCACCAGCCCGTACGAAATCAATGTCACCTATATGGATGCGCTGAATAAACAGGAGGATGACGACACGACGCGGCTGCAACGTTTTATGCTGGCGCATGCGCTGCTGCTCGCTTTCCCGGGGGTACCGGCTATCTACATTCAAAGCATCCTTGGCTCGCGTAATGATATGGAAGGCGTAAAAAGCGCAGGTTACAACCGGGCTATCAACCGGGAGAAATATGCCATCAGTGAGATTGAGGCGGCGCTGAGCGACAGCCATTCCTTACGGCATCAGGTTTACCATTCGCTGTCACGGTTGATCCAGCTGAGAACCCGCCAGCCAGCTTTTCATCCCGATAACCCTATGCAGGTGCTGGAAAGCGATAATGCCATATTTGCCTTCTATCGCTGGTCGGAGAAAGGGCATCAGACGCTGTTGTGCGTTTACAATCTGAGCAGCAGAGAAATTTCCTGGACGCTGCCGGATGCGCGACGCTATCGCGATATTGCCAGTGAGATGAATTTTGACGGGGAGACACCGCTGAAGCTGGCGCCCTGGTCTTTCCGGTGGCTGAAAAGCTGA
- the feoB gene encoding Fe(2+) transporter permease subunit FeoB, with translation MKTCTIGLIGNPNSGKTTLFNQLTGARQRVGNWAGVTVERKEGRFTTASHTVRLVDLPGTYSLTTLSADNSLDEQIACHYMLSGEADLVINVVDASNLARNLWLTLQLQALGVPCIVALNMLDIAASQQIAINIAELERQLGCPVIPLVSTRGKGIDSLRQAIDDAAREPGRCRVRWPAEIDRHIASLCDLMPESRPQRQRRWLAVQMLEGDIYSQAQAPEAAAKMHTLANLQAAPMAIAAARHQRINAVCQAVTNASLATPHRLSALLDRVVLNRWLGLPVFLLVMYLMFFLAINLGGALQPLFDLGSAALFIHGMQWLGAGLHFPLPLTLFLAQGLGGGINTVMPLVPQIGLMYLFLSLMEDSGYMARAAFVVDRLMQALGLPGKSFVPLIVGFGCNVPAVMGARTLDAPRERLMTVLMAPFMSCGARLAIFAVFAAAFFGQRGSLVVFSLYLLGIAAAIFTGLILKHTLLKGEASPFIMELPTWHVPHLKSLLLQAWQRLSSFVLRAGKVIVLVSVFIGALNSFSFSGRPVDSINDSALASVSRALTPLLSPMGVHNDNWQATVGLVTGAMAKEVVVGTLNTLYTAEALHEQPFDPDAFSLTGELKEAVTETWDGIKSTFSLSVLLNPVEASKGDGEMAAGSMGVMHSKFANDAAAYSYLIFVLLYVPCVSVMGAIARESSRGWMLFSIGWGLNLAYSLATLFYQLATFSDHPLSSSLIVLAVIGFNLLLWWKLKRTALPPERLEVRVITGKDCAGCTKSGSCH, from the coding sequence ATGAAAACCTGCACCATCGGCCTGATTGGCAACCCTAACTCTGGAAAAACCACGCTGTTTAACCAGCTCACCGGCGCCCGCCAGCGGGTTGGCAACTGGGCAGGCGTTACCGTCGAGCGTAAAGAGGGCCGCTTTACCACGGCCAGCCATACCGTACGGCTGGTGGATCTGCCCGGCACCTACTCTCTCACCACCCTCTCTGCCGACAACTCGCTGGATGAACAGATTGCCTGCCACTATATGCTGAGTGGCGAAGCCGACTTAGTGATCAACGTGGTGGATGCCAGCAATCTGGCCCGCAACCTCTGGCTGACGCTTCAGCTTCAGGCGCTGGGGGTTCCCTGCATCGTGGCGCTGAATATGCTGGATATTGCTGCCAGCCAGCAGATTGCTATCAATATAGCTGAACTGGAGCGCCAGCTTGGCTGCCCGGTTATCCCGCTGGTTTCTACCCGCGGCAAGGGCATTGACAGCCTCAGGCAGGCGATTGACGACGCTGCCCGAGAGCCTGGCCGCTGTCGGGTCCGCTGGCCCGCAGAGATAGATCGGCATATTGCCTCGCTCTGCGATCTGATGCCCGAGAGTCGGCCGCAGCGCCAGCGCCGGTGGCTGGCAGTCCAGATGCTGGAAGGGGATATTTACAGTCAGGCTCAGGCACCTGAAGCGGCCGCAAAGATGCATACCCTGGCAAATCTGCAGGCAGCGCCAATGGCGATTGCCGCAGCAAGACATCAGAGGATTAATGCGGTTTGCCAGGCCGTCACCAACGCCAGTCTGGCTACACCTCACCGGCTTTCCGCCCTTCTCGACCGGGTAGTGTTGAATCGCTGGCTGGGCCTGCCGGTTTTCCTGCTGGTGATGTACCTGATGTTTTTCCTGGCGATCAATCTGGGTGGCGCTTTGCAGCCGCTGTTCGACCTGGGATCGGCAGCGCTGTTTATTCATGGCATGCAGTGGCTGGGGGCGGGGCTGCATTTCCCTCTGCCGCTCACGCTGTTTCTGGCGCAGGGGCTGGGCGGCGGTATTAATACCGTGATGCCGCTGGTGCCGCAAATCGGCCTGATGTATCTGTTCCTCTCGCTGATGGAGGACTCGGGTTATATGGCGCGCGCTGCGTTTGTAGTGGACAGGCTGATGCAGGCGCTGGGGCTGCCGGGAAAATCCTTCGTGCCGCTGATCGTGGGATTTGGCTGTAACGTACCGGCGGTGATGGGCGCCCGTACGCTGGATGCGCCGCGTGAAAGGCTGATGACGGTGCTGATGGCGCCGTTTATGTCATGTGGCGCCAGGCTGGCGATATTTGCCGTCTTTGCCGCCGCCTTTTTCGGGCAGCGCGGCTCGCTGGTGGTTTTCAGCCTCTATCTGCTGGGCATTGCGGCAGCAATTTTCACCGGGCTGATCCTGAAACATACGCTGCTGAAAGGAGAAGCTTCGCCATTTATTATGGAGTTGCCGACCTGGCATGTGCCTCACCTTAAAAGCCTGCTTTTACAGGCCTGGCAGCGGCTGAGCAGCTTTGTGCTGCGGGCGGGCAAGGTTATTGTGCTGGTCAGCGTGTTTATTGGCGCGCTTAACAGCTTCTCTTTCAGCGGCAGGCCGGTAGACAGCATCAATGATTCCGCCCTCGCCAGCGTCAGCCGGGCGTTAACCCCTTTGCTGTCGCCGATGGGCGTCCACAACGATAACTGGCAGGCTACCGTGGGGCTGGTAACCGGGGCGATGGCGAAAGAGGTGGTTGTTGGTACGCTGAACACGCTCTATACCGCCGAAGCGCTGCACGAGCAGCCTTTTGATCCCGATGCGTTCAGCCTCACAGGCGAACTCAAAGAGGCGGTGACAGAAACCTGGGACGGCATCAAATCCACATTCAGCCTGAGCGTTCTGCTCAATCCCGTTGAAGCCAGTAAAGGGGATGGCGAAATGGCTGCCGGATCGATGGGCGTCATGCACAGCAAATTCGCTAATGATGCCGCAGCCTACAGCTATCTGATCTTTGTGTTGCTCTACGTGCCCTGCGTCTCCGTGATGGGCGCTATCGCGCGGGAAAGCAGCCGCGGCTGGATGCTCTTCTCTATCGGTTGGGGGCTGAACCTGGCTTATTCGCTGGCCACGCTTTTTTATCAACTGGCCACTTTCAGCGACCATCCCCTGTCCAGCAGCCTGATTGTGCTGGCCGTCATCGGCTTTAATCTGCTGCTGTGGTGGAAGCTGAAGCGAACCGCTTTGCCGCCAGAGCGTCTGGAAGTCAGGGTCATAACCGGGAAAGACTGCGCGGGCTGCACTAAAAGCGGGAGCTGTCACTGA
- the feoA gene encoding ferrous iron transporter A, producing the protein MQITPLQQYEIVSFSPDVSAAFRQKLLALGLLPGARFLVRRVAPLGDPVQIETRCVSLMLRKKDLAFLQLTPLG; encoded by the coding sequence ATGCAAATCACTCCTCTTCAGCAGTATGAAATTGTCAGCTTTTCCCCCGACGTCAGCGCAGCCTTCCGGCAAAAACTGCTCGCGCTGGGGCTGTTACCCGGCGCCCGCTTTTTAGTGAGGCGTGTCGCGCCGCTGGGCGACCCGGTACAGATCGAAACCCGCTGCGTCAGCCTGATGCTGAGAAAAAAAGACCTGGCCTTTCTGCAACTGACACCCTTAGGTTAG
- a CDS encoding Tex family protein — MMKDSLSRIIASELQARAEQVDAAVRLLDEGNTVPFIARYRKEVTGGLDDTQLRQLETRLGYLRELEERRQSILKSIGDQGKLTDELAAAITATLSKTELEDLYLPYKQKRRTRGMIAIEAGLEPLADTLWQDPSQQPEQLAAGFVDADKGVADTKAALDGARYILMERFAEDAALLAKVRDYLWKNAHLVSRVIAGKEEEGAKFRDYFDHHEALAGVPSHRALAMFRGRNEGILQLSLNADPQFDEPPKESHGEQIIMDHLQLRLNNAPADGWRKAVVSWTWRIKVLLHLETELMGTVRERAEDEAINVFARNLHDLLMAAPAGMRATMGLDPGLRTGVKVAIVDATGKVVATDTIYPHTGQAAKAAAAVAALCIKHKVELVAIGNGTASRETERFYLDIQKQFPQVQAQKVIVSEAGASVYSASELAALEFPDLDVSLRGAVSIARRLQDPLSELVKIDPKSIGVGQYQHDVSQSQLAKKLDAVVEDCVNGVGVDLNTASVPLLTRVAGLSKMMAQNIVSWRDENGRFQNRQQLLKVSRLGPKAFEQCAGFLRINQGDNPLDASTVHPEAYPVVQRILAATQQALNEVMGNPAELRNLRAVDFTDEKFGVPTVTDIIKELEKPGRDPRPEFKTAQFAEGIETMNDLLPGMVLEGAVTNVTNFGAFVDIGVHQDGLVHISSLADKFVDDPHKVVKAGDIVKVKVMEVDLQRKRIALTMRLDEQPGETNARRGGGNNRDAGKPAGKGRPRPAAQPAGSNNSAMGDALAAAFGKKR; from the coding sequence ATGATGAAAGATTCGCTGAGCCGCATAATTGCAAGTGAGCTGCAGGCGCGAGCAGAACAGGTTGATGCCGCTGTTCGTCTGCTGGATGAAGGGAATACCGTGCCGTTTATCGCACGTTATCGTAAGGAAGTGACGGGCGGCCTGGACGATACCCAGCTCCGCCAGCTGGAAACCCGCCTGGGTTACCTCAGAGAGCTTGAAGAACGACGCCAGTCGATTCTGAAATCTATCGGCGATCAGGGCAAGCTGACCGATGAGCTGGCTGCTGCCATTACCGCCACGCTGAGCAAAACCGAACTCGAAGATCTCTACCTGCCTTACAAACAGAAGCGCCGCACGCGCGGGATGATTGCCATTGAAGCCGGTCTGGAACCGCTTGCTGACACCCTGTGGCAGGATCCTTCCCAACAGCCTGAGCAGTTAGCGGCCGGTTTTGTCGATGCAGACAAAGGCGTTGCCGATACCAAAGCGGCGCTGGACGGCGCACGCTACATCCTGATGGAACGTTTCGCGGAAGATGCCGCGTTACTGGCTAAAGTCCGCGACTATCTGTGGAAAAATGCCCATCTTGTTTCCCGCGTGATTGCCGGGAAAGAGGAAGAAGGGGCGAAATTCCGCGATTATTTCGATCACCACGAAGCGCTGGCTGGCGTGCCGTCACACCGTGCGCTGGCGATGTTCCGCGGTCGTAACGAAGGTATTCTGCAGCTCTCTCTGAACGCCGATCCGCAGTTTGATGAGCCGCCGAAGGAGAGTCACGGTGAGCAGATCATTATGGATCACCTGCAGCTGCGCCTGAATAACGCGCCGGCTGATGGCTGGCGTAAAGCGGTGGTGAGCTGGACCTGGCGCATCAAGGTGCTGCTGCACCTGGAAACCGAGCTGATGGGCACCGTGCGCGAACGCGCAGAGGATGAAGCGATCAACGTCTTTGCCCGTAACCTGCACGACCTGTTAATGGCGGCACCAGCAGGTATGCGCGCCACCATGGGGCTGGATCCTGGTCTGCGCACCGGCGTGAAGGTTGCCATTGTGGATGCCACCGGCAAGGTGGTTGCCACCGACACCATCTATCCGCACACCGGCCAGGCCGCGAAAGCTGCCGCCGCCGTGGCTGCGCTCTGTATCAAACACAAGGTTGAGCTGGTTGCTATCGGTAACGGTACCGCCTCCCGCGAGACCGAGCGCTTCTATCTGGATATCCAAAAGCAGTTCCCGCAGGTGCAGGCGCAGAAAGTGATTGTCAGTGAAGCTGGCGCATCGGTTTACTCCGCTTCCGAACTGGCAGCGCTGGAGTTCCCGGATCTGGATGTCTCCCTCCGTGGTGCCGTTTCCATCGCCCGCCGTCTGCAGGATCCGCTCTCTGAGCTGGTGAAAATCGATCCGAAATCGATCGGGGTCGGCCAGTATCAGCACGACGTCAGCCAGAGCCAGCTGGCGAAAAAGCTGGATGCGGTGGTGGAAGACTGCGTAAACGGCGTCGGCGTGGATCTGAACACCGCTTCGGTGCCGCTGCTGACGCGCGTGGCGGGGCTGAGCAAAATGATGGCGCAGAATATCGTCAGCTGGCGTGACGAGAACGGTCGCTTCCAGAATCGTCAACAGCTGCTGAAAGTGAGCCGCCTCGGCCCGAAAGCCTTTGAACAGTGCGCGGGCTTCCTGCGTATCAACCAGGGCGACAACCCGCTGGATGCCTCTACCGTTCACCCGGAAGCCTACCCAGTGGTGCAGCGCATTCTGGCCGCCACGCAGCAGGCGCTAAACGAAGTGATGGGCAATCCTGCTGAACTGCGCAATCTGCGCGCCGTCGATTTCACCGATGAGAAGTTCGGCGTTCCCACCGTCACCGATATCATCAAAGAGCTGGAGAAGCCGGGCCGCGATCCGCGTCCTGAATTCAAAACCGCCCAGTTTGCTGAAGGTATTGAAACCATGAACGATCTGCTGCCGGGCATGGTACTGGAAGGGGCGGTCACCAACGTCACCAACTTTGGTGCGTTCGTGGATATCGGGGTGCATCAGGATGGTCTGGTGCATATCTCCTCTCTGGCAGATAAGTTTGTCGATGATCCGCATAAAGTGGTCAAGGCTGGCGATATCGTCAAAGTGAAGGTGATGGAAGTCGATCTGCAGCGTAAGCGTATTGCGCTGACAATGCGTCTTGATGAGCAGCCGGGTGAAACCAATGCCCGTCGTGGCGGCGGAAACAACCGCGACGCCGGCAAGCCTGCTGGCAAAGGGCGCCCGCGCCCTGCCGCACAGCCTGCAGGCAGTAACAACAGCGCGATGGGTGATGCGCTGGCCGCGGCGTTCGGTAAAAAACGCTAA
- the greB gene encoding transcription elongation factor GreB: MKTQLITREGYDKLKQELDFLWREERPEVTKKVTWAASLGDRSENADYQYNKKRLREIDRRVRYLTKCLEQLRIVDYSPQQEGKVFFGAWVEIENDEGELKRFRIAGYDEIFGRNDYISIDSPMARALLKKEVGDLATVQTPAGEANWYVVAIDYVKQS, encoded by the coding sequence ATGAAAACCCAACTGATTACCCGCGAAGGTTACGACAAGCTGAAGCAGGAACTGGACTTTCTCTGGCGGGAGGAACGGCCGGAAGTGACCAAAAAAGTGACCTGGGCCGCCAGCCTGGGCGACCGCAGCGAAAATGCTGACTACCAGTACAACAAGAAGCGCCTGCGCGAAATCGATCGCCGCGTCCGCTATCTCACCAAATGCCTTGAGCAGCTGCGGATTGTGGATTACTCCCCGCAGCAGGAGGGCAAAGTATTTTTCGGTGCCTGGGTAGAGATTGAGAACGACGAGGGCGAACTGAAACGCTTTCGTATTGCTGGCTACGATGAAATTTTTGGCCGCAATGACTATATCTCCATCGACTCGCCAATGGCGCGTGCGCTGTTGAAGAAAGAGGTGGGTGACCTGGCCACGGTGCAGACACCGGCAGGTGAAGCCAACTGGTACGTGGTCGCTATCGATTACGTTAAACAATCCTAA
- the ompR gene encoding two-component system response regulator OmpR, which yields MQENYKILVVDDDMRLRALLERYLTEQGFQVRSVANAEQMDRLLTRESFHLMVLDLMLPGEDGLSICRRLRSQSNPMPIIMVTAKGEEVDRIVGLEIGADDYIPKPFNPRELLARIRAVLRRQANELPGAPSQEEAVIAFGKFKLNLGTREMFREDEPMPLTSGEFAVLKALVSHPREPLSRDKLMNLARGREYSAMERSIDVQISRLRRMVEEDPAHPRYIQTVWGLGYVFVPDGSKA from the coding sequence ATGCAAGAAAATTACAAAATTCTGGTCGTGGATGACGACATGCGTTTACGCGCGCTGTTAGAGCGTTATCTGACCGAACAGGGTTTCCAGGTGCGTAGCGTGGCCAACGCGGAGCAGATGGACCGCCTGCTGACGCGCGAATCCTTCCACCTGATGGTGCTCGATCTGATGCTGCCTGGCGAAGATGGCCTCTCTATCTGTCGCCGCCTGCGCAGCCAGAGCAACCCCATGCCGATCATTATGGTAACGGCCAAGGGTGAAGAGGTGGATCGCATCGTGGGGCTGGAGATCGGCGCGGATGACTACATCCCCAAACCGTTTAACCCACGTGAACTGCTGGCCCGTATCCGTGCCGTATTGCGCCGTCAGGCCAATGAGCTGCCGGGCGCCCCTTCCCAGGAAGAGGCGGTGATCGCCTTCGGCAAGTTCAAGCTGAACCTCGGTACCCGGGAAATGTTCCGTGAAGATGAGCCTATGCCGCTGACCAGCGGTGAGTTTGCCGTGCTGAAAGCGCTGGTCAGCCACCCGCGTGAGCCGCTCTCCCGCGACAAGCTGATGAACCTGGCCCGTGGCCGCGAATACAGTGCGATGGAGCGTTCTATCGACGTGCAGATCTCTCGCCTGCGCCGCATGGTGGAAGAAGATCCAGCCCATCCACGCTATATCCAGACCGTTTGGGGCTTGGGCTACGTCTTCGTGCCGGACGGCAGTAAGGCATGA
- the envZ gene encoding two-component system sensor histidine kinase EnvZ, whose protein sequence is MRRIRFSPRSSFARTLLLIVTLLFVSLVTTYLVVLNFAILPSLQQFNKVLAYEVRMLMTDRLQLEDGTQLEVPPAFRREIYRELGISLYTNAAAEESGLRWAQHYEFLSQQMAQQLGGPTDVRVEVNKNSPVVWLKTWLSPDIWVRVPLTEIHQGDFSPLFRYTLAIMLLAIGGAWLFIRIQNRPLVELEHAALQVGKGIIPPPLREYGASEVRSVTRAFNQMAAGVKQLADDRTLLMAGVSHDLRTPLTRIRLATEMMSQEDGYLAESINKDIEECNAIIEQFIDYLRTGQEMQFERADLNGVLGEVVAAESGYEREIENAVMPAELMVEINPLSIKRAVANMVVNAARYGNGWIKVSSGSELQRAWFQVEDDGPGIKPDQLKHLFQPFVRGDSARSTSGTGLGLAIVQRIIDAHQGTLEIGDSERGGLRIRAYLPLPAVSSLPSPPVV, encoded by the coding sequence ATGAGGCGGATCCGCTTCTCTCCCCGCAGTTCCTTTGCCCGCACGCTGCTGCTGATTGTGACCCTGCTGTTTGTCAGCCTGGTCACAACCTACCTGGTGGTGTTGAACTTTGCGATCCTGCCCAGCCTGCAGCAGTTCAACAAAGTGCTGGCTTATGAAGTGCGCATGCTGATGACCGACCGGTTACAGCTTGAGGATGGCACGCAGCTTGAGGTGCCTCCTGCTTTCCGTCGTGAAATATATCGCGAGTTAGGTATCTCGCTCTATACCAACGCGGCGGCGGAAGAGAGCGGATTACGCTGGGCGCAGCATTACGAATTCCTCAGCCAGCAGATGGCGCAGCAGCTTGGTGGCCCCACCGATGTGCGCGTTGAGGTGAATAAAAACTCCCCGGTGGTCTGGCTGAAAACCTGGCTGTCGCCCGATATCTGGGTCAGGGTGCCGCTGACGGAGATCCATCAGGGCGACTTCTCCCCGCTCTTCCGCTACACGCTGGCCATTATGCTGCTGGCGATAGGGGGCGCCTGGCTGTTTATCCGCATCCAGAACCGGCCTCTTGTGGAGCTTGAGCATGCGGCATTGCAGGTCGGCAAAGGGATAATTCCTCCTCCGCTGCGGGAATATGGCGCTTCTGAGGTTCGCTCGGTTACCCGGGCATTTAATCAGATGGCGGCGGGCGTGAAGCAGCTGGCCGATGACCGGACCCTGTTAATGGCTGGCGTCAGTCACGATTTACGTACCCCGCTGACGCGCATCCGTCTGGCGACTGAAATGATGTCGCAGGAAGATGGCTATCTGGCGGAGTCGATCAATAAAGATATCGAAGAGTGCAACGCCATCATCGAGCAGTTTATTGATTATCTGCGTACGGGCCAGGAGATGCAGTTTGAGCGAGCCGATCTTAATGGCGTGCTGGGTGAAGTGGTGGCGGCTGAAAGCGGTTATGAACGTGAGATCGAGAACGCGGTGATGCCTGCCGAACTGATGGTGGAGATCAATCCGCTCTCGATCAAACGCGCTGTGGCCAATATGGTGGTGAATGCGGCACGTTATGGCAACGGCTGGATCAAAGTCAGCAGCGGCAGCGAACTGCAGCGCGCCTGGTTCCAGGTGGAAGATGATGGCCCGGGGATCAAACCCGATCAGTTAAAGCATCTGTTCCAGCCCTTTGTCCGTGGCGACAGTGCCCGCAGCACCAGCGGCACGGGGCTGGGGCTGGCGATTGTACAGCGTATTATTGATGCGCATCAGGGGACGCTGGAGATTGGTGACAGCGAGCGGGGCGGCCTGCGCATTCGGGCCTACTTGCCTTTGCCTGCCGTCAGTAGCCTGCCTTCTCCGCCAGTGGTCTGA